One segment of Podospora pseudopauciseta strain CBS 411.78 chromosome 5 map unlocalized CBS411.78m_5.2, whole genome shotgun sequence DNA contains the following:
- the PRE3 gene encoding Proteasome subunit beta type-1 (MEROPS:MER0001645; COG:O; EggNog:ENOG503NVT2), with product MEFGTSGYLSEDGIHVDMDRLKKGEVNLGTSIMAITFKDGVILGADSRTTTGAYIANRVTDKLTRVHDTIWCCRSGSAADTQAVADIVQYQLGLFHMMNGKPPTTQTAAAIFQEMCYANKDRLSAGLIIAGWDERHGGQVYSIPLGGSLHKQPYAIGGSGSTYIYGYCDANWKEGMEEADAVNFVKESLKEAIKWDGSSGGVIRMVVLTAKGADRHLYLPDTDYKVRHEN from the exons ATGGAATTCGGTACATCAGGTTACCTGAGCGAAG ATGGCATCCATGTTGATATGGACCGGTTGAAGAAGGGTGAGGTCAA CTTGGGTACCTCGAT TATGGCGATCACATTCAAAGACGGCGTTATCCTCGGAGCCGATTCCCGCACAACGACTGGCGCATACATTGCCAACCGTGTAACCGACAAGCTCACCAGAGTACACGACACAATCTGGTGCTGCCGATCCGGGTCCGCCGCTGACACCCAAGCCGTCGCCGACATTGTGCAATACCAGCTTGGGCTCTTCCACATGATGAACGGCAAGCCCCCCACGACACAGACGGCGGCGGCCATCTTCCAGGAGATGTGCTATGCGAACAAGGATAGGCTCTC GGCCGGTCTCATTATTGCGGGTTGGGACGAGCGTCACGGTGGTCAGGTCTACAGCATCCCCCTCGGCGGGTCCCTCCACAAGCAACCATATGCCATTGGTGGTTCTGGCTCGACGTATATTTACGGTTACTGCGACGCCAACTGGAAAGAGGgcatggaggaggcggatgcgGTCAACTTTGTCAAGGAGTCGTTGAAGGAGGCCATCAAGTGGGATGGTAGCTCGGGTGGTGTGATTCGTATGGTGGTGTTAACGGCCAAGGGCGCGGACAGACATCTGTACCTACCAGATACGGATTACAAGGTCAGACATGAGAACTGA
- a CDS encoding uncharacterized protein (EggNog:ENOG503P480; COG:O) yields MARRQHITLLLVGVMFFLAMTYFVSSSGGGGRDPTRILSDETWRSSSSHNSNGAGGALSESILKGGSIAPKLENATAKAELGRASWKLFHTMMARFPEEPTADDSLALRTYIQLFARLYPCGDCASHFQKLLEKYPPQVSSRNNAAGWACFVHNEVNRRLRKELFDCNNIGDFYDCGCGDDGKGKKKEGDGGKERRRGYEIEVGEGVSLEREEGLVRGG; encoded by the exons ATGGCGCGACGACAACACATAACGCTCCTGCTGGTGGGCGTCATGTTCTTTTTGGCCATGACGTACTTTGTTTcgagcagcggcggcggcggacgGGACCCCACGAGGATATTATCCGACGAGAcgtggaggagcagcagcagccacaacagcaacggtgctggtggtgcccTTTCGGAGAGCATTCTAAAGGGTGGATCTATTGCGCCCAAGTTGGAGAATGCGACTGCGAA AGCGGAACTCGGCCGCGCGTCGTGGAAGTTGTTCCACACGATGATGGCGCGGTTTCCGGAGGAGCCGACGGCGGATGATAGTCTTGCGCTGAGGACGTATATACAGTTGTTTGCGAGGTTGTACCCCTGTGGGGACTGTGCTTCGCACTTTCAGAAGCTGCTGGAGAAATACCCGCCTCAGGTGAGCAGTCGGAATAATGCGGCGGGGTGGGCTTGCTTTGTGCATAATGAGGTTAAtaggaggttgaggaaggagttGTTTGATTGTAATAATATTGGGGATTTTTATGATTGTGGGtgtggggatgatgggaaggggaagaagaaggagggggatggtggcaaggaaaggaggagggggtatgagattgaggttggggagggggttagtttggagagggaggaggggttggttagGGGGGGCTGA
- the PCL7 gene encoding cyclin-like protein interacting with PHO85 (EggNog:ENOG503NW3Y; BUSCO:EOG09263L00; COG:S), translated as MATVMGDVLGESPSRFHSMIAGPAIQHQHPHDVHFQARPVPVSRTTTGCDRDAQQSHHSRPTASPRRQASSSTPRRDWQDSPVPTPVVADKPAKQQRQTPSSRPPMSSGGASRRLPSPPSSSSSSSDPSSGGAGPRYDVSTERDHDAASGPPSVAGSTTSSLSTAATVVPGSKAMLSPASDHGWRRNPSADVDIVDAPPLSIPLSNSAPSPPIETQKTIYVQDLAHIQTLAKVENLNATGSGNLNDPPLQQMKYEISAMPIGDIIEMVAALLTKITTTNDLQHDALNRNAHHLRQAQAQARGEEAGGDANGSPLSSSVLAFHGKNVPSISILSYLGRIHKYCPTTYEVFLSLLVYFDRMTERVNDMVVKSEEARQMQYVHAQAMKLAADPDTVMRDSNEAEEDSDETDSDLADTDEEAGKGITIESNSFNTHSAAGQATYFVVDSYNIHRLIIAGVTCASKFFSDVFYTNSRYAKVGGLPLAELNHLELQFLLLNDFRLAVPVEDLEAYATMLVEFYAREVVSQKPDAE; from the exons ATGGCTACAGTGATGGGCGACGTATTGGGAGAATCGCCATCTCGATTTCATAGCATGATTGCAGGGCCAGCCattcagcaccagcacccgCACGACGTTCACTTCCAGGCCCGTCCAGTTCCAGTCAGCCGAACAACAACAGGTTGCGACCGGGATGCCCAGCAGTCCCACCACTCGCGCCCGACGGCGAGCCCCAGACGGCAAGCCTCATCGTCAACACCGCGCAGAGACTGGCAGGATTCACCAGTGCCGACGCCAGTGGTCGCAGACAAGCCAGCAAAGCAACAACGACAAACACCGTCGAGCCGACCCCCGATGTCGAGTGGTGGGGccagccgccgcctcccgTCCCCGccttcttcgtcgtcttcgtcgtccgATCCCTCCTCCGGTGGCGCTGGGCCGCGGTATGACGTCTCGACCGAAAGAGATCACGATGCCGCCAGCGGTCCGCCTTCTGTCGCGGGCTCGACCACCTCGTCCCTCAGTACCGCCGCAACCGTAGTGCCAGGATCCAAGGCGATGCTTTCTCCTGCATCGGATCACGGTTGGCGCCGGAATCCATCCGCGGATGTCGACATCGTCGATGCGCCCCCCCTTTCGATACCCCTCAGCAACAGTGCCCCAAGTCCGCCGATAGAAACCCAAAAGACAATCTATGTCCAAGACCTCGCACATATCCAGACCCTGGCCAAGGTCGAAAATCTTAATGCCACCGGCTCAGGGAACCTTAATGACCCCCCACTACAACAGATGAAGTACGAGATTAGCGCGATGCCTATAGGGGACATTATCGAAATGGTAGCCGCCCTCCTTACCAagattaccaccaccaacgaccTCCAACACGATGCTCTGAACCGAAACGCGCACCACCTCCGACAAGCCCAGGCGCAAGCGAGGGGTGAGGAAGCTGGTGGGGACGCCAACGGAAGCCCTCTAAGCAGCAGTGTTTTGGCATTTCACGGTAAAAACGTTCCCTCGATTAGCATACTGAGCTATCTTGGTCGGATACACAAGTACTGTCCCACCACATACGAAGTCTTTTTGAGTCTGCTGGTCTATTTTGACAGGATGACGGAGCGGGTCAACGATATGGTAGTCAAGAGCGAGGAGGCACGACAGATGCAATATGTGCATGCGCAAGCTATGAAACTGGCGGCAGATCCAGACACGGTCATGCGGGACAGTAACGAGGCGGAAGAGGATAGCGACGAGACGGACTCTGATCTTGCAGACacggatgaggaggctggGAAGGGGATCACGATCGAAAGCAACAGTTTTAACACGCATTCGGCAGCTGGGCAGGCGACATATTTTGTGGTGGACAGTTACAACATCCATCGGCTTATTATTGCGGGGGTGACGTGCGCCAGCAAGTTTTTTTCTGATGTGTTTTACACCAACTCGCGATATGCCAAG GTTGGCGGTCTCCCCCTGGCTGAACTGAACCACCTCGAACTTCAGTTCCTGCTGCTCAACGACTTTCGCCTGGCTGTTCCTGTGGAAGACTTGGAGGCCTATGCCACCATGCTGGTTGAGTTTTATGCGAGGGAAGTTGTCTCGCAGAAGCCAGACGCGGAGTAA